From a region of the Rathayibacter sp. VKM Ac-2804 genome:
- a CDS encoding C40 family peptidase, whose product MVDAQKTARSFTPAPRERAWKGRLPLAVSAAFAVTAVTASLGIVPAQADDPAYPSWDDVQNAKTDEASKQAEIDSITALIGGLQTSVDDASLVAMKKAEAWRQAQEALDAAAAAVAELEDRANEAASTAHTSQMRAGLLAAHLSRSAGGDLSMSLVAKGQDAGDLLYQLGAMSQLSEQSQRVYADALADKQTAESLAEQADVAVVEHQKLSDAADEARTGADSAAASARSALAAQEAKSEELIAQLALLKDSTVEIETAFLAGEQERKAVAAAAAAAAKAEADAASAQPAASAPVAAQPSSGSSSSGSSSSGSRPAAPAANQPSAPIAQQPVAPQPEAPQQQPAPEQPAAPAAPAPPPVVQLPQPAAPPPAPVPVANPEPQVDQVETAISYAMAQLGERYVLGGMGPDVWDCSGLTKQSYASAGEYIGTHSATNQYNTMANEGKLVPYSQRQRGDLLFWSDSPGDYYHVAIYLGDGQMIEAPNPNSPVRVHSIWGTPTGMVGRPTA is encoded by the coding sequence TTGGTTGACGCGCAGAAGACCGCCCGCAGCTTCACCCCCGCCCCGCGCGAGCGGGCCTGGAAGGGCCGGCTTCCGCTGGCGGTCTCCGCCGCCTTCGCGGTGACCGCCGTCACGGCCTCCCTCGGCATCGTGCCCGCTCAGGCGGACGACCCGGCGTACCCGTCGTGGGACGACGTGCAGAACGCGAAGACGGACGAGGCGAGCAAGCAGGCCGAGATCGACTCGATCACCGCCCTGATCGGCGGGCTGCAGACCTCGGTCGACGACGCGTCGCTCGTCGCGATGAAGAAGGCGGAGGCCTGGCGCCAGGCCCAGGAGGCGCTCGACGCCGCGGCCGCCGCGGTCGCCGAGCTCGAGGACCGCGCGAACGAGGCGGCGTCGACGGCCCACACCTCGCAGATGCGTGCCGGCCTCCTCGCCGCGCACCTCTCCCGCTCCGCCGGTGGCGACCTCTCGATGAGCCTCGTCGCGAAGGGCCAGGACGCGGGCGATCTGCTGTACCAGCTCGGCGCCATGTCGCAGCTCTCCGAGCAGTCGCAGCGCGTCTACGCCGACGCCCTCGCCGACAAGCAGACCGCGGAGTCGCTCGCCGAGCAGGCCGACGTCGCCGTCGTCGAGCACCAGAAGCTGTCCGACGCCGCGGACGAGGCGCGCACCGGCGCCGACAGCGCCGCCGCGTCCGCCCGGAGCGCCCTCGCGGCGCAGGAGGCGAAGTCGGAGGAGCTCATCGCGCAGCTCGCCCTGCTCAAGGACTCCACCGTCGAGATCGAGACCGCGTTCCTCGCCGGCGAGCAGGAGCGCAAGGCAGTGGCGGCCGCAGCCGCTGCCGCCGCGAAGGCCGAGGCCGACGCTGCGTCCGCTCAGCCCGCCGCGAGCGCTCCCGTCGCGGCTCAGCCGTCGTCCGGCTCCTCGTCGTCGGGTTCCTCGTCGTCCGGCTCCCGCCCGGCCGCGCCGGCCGCGAACCAGCCCTCGGCCCCGATCGCGCAGCAGCCTGTCGCCCCGCAGCCCGAGGCGCCGCAGCAGCAGCCGGCCCCGGAGCAGCCCGCCGCGCCGGCGGCCCCCGCACCGCCGCCCGTCGTCCAGCTCCCGCAGCCGGCTGCACCGCCGCCCGCTCCGGTCCCGGTGGCGAACCCGGAGCCGCAGGTCGACCAGGTCGAGACCGCGATCTCGTACGCGATGGCGCAGCTCGGCGAGCGCTACGTCCTCGGCGGCATGGGCCCGGACGTCTGGGACTGCTCGGGTCTCACCAAGCAGTCGTACGCGAGCGCCGGCGAGTACATCGGCACGCACTCCGCGACGAACCAGTACAACACCATGGCGAACGAGGGCAAGCTCGTCCCCTACAGCCAGCGCCAGCGCGGCGACCTGCTCTTCTGGTCGGACTCGCCCGGTGACTACTACCACGTGGCGATCTACCTCGGCGACGGCCAGATGATCGAGGCGCCCAACCCCAACTCGCCGGTGCGCGTGCACTCGATCTGGGGCACCCCGACCGGCATGGTCGGCCGCCCGACGGCGTAG
- a CDS encoding M23 family metallopeptidase encodes MIHSPRRNRPARRSGAPRIGRLRGTALVSAAVALVAGLLVATPAQAVEYPSWADVEAAKGNTQAAAAQVDSILSLIDDLQSEVAAAQQVAQQRGDEYFAAQDAFDKASDEATELEAKATASADQADAATQQAGLLAAQLYRTTGTDLSVNIFLDGEGGKADDLLGRIGNMTKLVERSNAIYEQASTTKNAAEALGAQAQVAQTEREKLRVAAEAKLAEATAAQAASEAALTEQQNQSIVLEQQLAALRDTESTTVAEYEAGVAAREAERQRVLAEQEAARQAQAELARQQAAAAREAAAAAAAAAPSRGSSGGGSGYSAPVVPSPGGGSTAVSDSGWVRPASGRITGTFGPRGSLSTGGGSTSSYHRGTDIAGGCGIPIFAAHSGTVTYAGWFGTYGNWIEISNGDGISTGYAHIMPGGIYVSVGQRVEAGQQIAAVGTTGASTGCHLHYETRVNGTAVDAQPFMAARGVTLG; translated from the coding sequence ATGATCCACTCCCCGCGCCGCAACCGCCCCGCACGCCGCTCCGGCGCGCCGCGGATCGGCCGACTCCGCGGCACGGCACTCGTCTCGGCCGCGGTGGCCCTGGTCGCGGGTCTGCTGGTCGCCACTCCCGCCCAGGCGGTCGAGTACCCCAGCTGGGCCGACGTCGAGGCGGCGAAGGGCAACACCCAGGCGGCGGCCGCCCAGGTGGACAGCATCCTCTCGCTGATCGACGACCTGCAGAGCGAGGTCGCGGCGGCGCAGCAGGTCGCCCAGCAGCGCGGCGACGAGTACTTCGCGGCGCAGGACGCCTTCGACAAGGCGTCCGACGAGGCGACCGAGCTCGAGGCGAAGGCCACCGCGAGCGCCGACCAGGCCGACGCCGCGACGCAGCAGGCGGGTCTGCTCGCCGCGCAGCTCTACCGCACCACCGGCACCGACCTCTCGGTCAACATCTTCCTCGACGGCGAGGGCGGCAAGGCCGACGACCTCCTCGGCCGCATCGGCAACATGACCAAGCTCGTCGAGCGCTCCAACGCCATCTACGAGCAGGCGAGCACCACGAAGAACGCCGCAGAGGCGCTCGGCGCTCAGGCCCAGGTCGCCCAGACCGAGCGGGAGAAGCTCCGCGTCGCCGCCGAGGCGAAGCTCGCCGAGGCGACCGCCGCCCAGGCCGCATCCGAGGCCGCTCTCACCGAGCAGCAGAACCAGAGCATCGTGCTCGAGCAGCAGCTCGCCGCTCTCCGCGACACCGAGTCGACGACGGTCGCCGAGTATGAGGCCGGCGTCGCCGCGCGCGAGGCGGAGCGCCAGCGCGTCCTCGCCGAGCAGGAGGCCGCCCGTCAGGCGCAGGCCGAGCTCGCGCGTCAGCAGGCCGCGGCCGCTCGCGAGGCAGCGGCGGCCGCAGCCGCGGCGGCTCCGTCGCGCGGCTCCAGCGGCGGCGGCAGCGGCTACAGCGCCCCCGTCGTCCCCTCGCCCGGCGGCGGCTCGACGGCCGTCAGCGACTCCGGCTGGGTGCGCCCCGCGTCGGGCCGGATCACCGGCACCTTCGGGCCGCGCGGCAGCCTCTCCACCGGCGGCGGCTCGACCAGCTCCTACCACCGCGGCACCGACATCGCCGGCGGCTGCGGCATTCCGATCTTCGCCGCCCACAGCGGAACGGTGACCTACGCCGGCTGGTTCGGCACCTACGGCAACTGGATCGAGATCAGCAACGGCGACGGCATCAGCACCGGCTACGCGCACATCATGCCCGGCGGCATCTACGTCAGCGTCGGCCAGCGGGTCGAGGCGGGCCAGCAGATCGCCGCCGTCGGCACCACCGGCGCCTCCACCGGCTGCCACCTGCACTACGAGACCCGCGTCAACGGCACCGCCGTCGACGCTCAGCCCTTCATGGCCGCACGAGGAGTCACACTTGGTTGA
- a CDS encoding type II CAAX endopeptidase family protein has translation MNPAAFPPPDPSTVAPEQPPAVVPAPGGSAFAWAPPREPQPSIDAPYSSLLYLPDPRVRWGLPTAALTIAGIVLPLALLILLFGFGVLPYSPGLVFAGSFASYLVALVVPFAASKLRGLGSLAADYGLRFRWIDVPIGIGIGIGVRIAIVAVLIVFSPLLGEAESNLELDPDPLWFVLSSVMIPVLVAPIVEEILCRGVVMRAVRNRMLRTKGDAPAPTRGRRVWAAVFSVVASTLVFALLHGHQMVNPATVVTLGTTTVIAGLAHGWISTVTGRLGAAIVSHATLNGSAVLLLVLVTALG, from the coding sequence ATGAATCCCGCCGCCTTCCCGCCGCCCGATCCGTCGACCGTCGCCCCTGAGCAGCCGCCTGCCGTCGTGCCGGCGCCGGGTGGGTCCGCCTTCGCGTGGGCGCCGCCGCGCGAGCCGCAGCCGTCGATCGACGCTCCGTACTCCTCTCTCCTCTATCTGCCGGATCCTCGGGTGCGGTGGGGGCTGCCGACGGCGGCGCTGACGATCGCCGGCATCGTGCTGCCGCTCGCGCTGCTGATCCTGCTGTTCGGCTTCGGGGTGCTGCCCTACTCCCCCGGGCTCGTCTTCGCGGGCTCGTTCGCCAGCTACCTGGTCGCGCTCGTCGTCCCGTTCGCCGCGTCGAAGCTGCGCGGGCTGGGGTCGCTCGCCGCGGACTACGGGCTGCGGTTCCGCTGGATCGACGTGCCGATCGGCATCGGGATCGGGATCGGCGTGCGGATCGCGATCGTCGCCGTGCTGATCGTGTTCTCGCCGCTGCTGGGCGAGGCGGAGAGCAACCTCGAGCTCGACCCCGACCCGCTGTGGTTCGTGCTGAGCTCCGTGATGATCCCGGTGCTGGTCGCGCCGATCGTCGAGGAGATCCTCTGCCGCGGGGTGGTGATGCGGGCAGTGCGCAACCGGATGCTGCGGACCAAGGGGGACGCTCCGGCACCGACCCGTGGGCGCCGCGTCTGGGCGGCGGTGTTCAGCGTGGTCGCGTCGACGCTGGTCTTCGCTCTGCTGCACGGGCACCAGATGGTGAACCCCGCGACGGTGGTCACGCTGGGGACGACGACGGTGATCGCCGGGCTGGCGCACGGCTGGATCTCGACGGTGACCGGGCGGCTCGGCGCGGCGATCGTGTCGCACGCGACGCTGAACGGGTCCGCGGTCCTGCTGCTGGTGCTGGTGACGGCGCTGGGGTAG
- a CDS encoding GTP pyrophosphokinase family protein, with the protein MLQYKFGMDEIVTKVTILQEEFREMREYNPIEHVSSRLKSADSLIEKIERKGCDTSFEGIAAAVTDIAGVRITCSFVSDVYRVFDMLTSQADVRVLEVKDYIATPKDNGYKSLHAIVEVPVFLSGGSVDVCVEVQFRTIAMDFWASLEHKIYYKYDRQVPQQLLDGLSDAAHTAAALDADMERLHRQVRGELPLDPVLRIIDV; encoded by the coding sequence ATGCTGCAGTACAAGTTCGGCATGGACGAGATCGTCACGAAGGTGACGATCCTGCAGGAGGAGTTCCGCGAGATGCGGGAGTACAACCCGATCGAGCACGTGTCGAGCCGGCTGAAGTCGGCCGACAGTCTGATCGAGAAGATCGAGCGCAAGGGCTGCGACACCTCCTTCGAGGGCATCGCCGCCGCCGTCACCGACATCGCGGGCGTCCGGATCACCTGCAGCTTCGTCTCCGACGTCTACCGCGTCTTCGACATGCTCACCTCGCAGGCCGACGTCCGCGTCCTCGAGGTGAAGGACTACATCGCCACCCCGAAGGACAACGGCTACAAGAGCCTGCATGCGATCGTCGAGGTGCCGGTGTTCCTCTCGGGAGGCTCGGTCGACGTCTGCGTCGAGGTCCAGTTCCGCACCATCGCGATGGACTTCTGGGCGAGCCTCGAGCACAAGATCTACTACAAGTACGACCGCCAGGTCCCGCAGCAGCTGCTCGACGGCCTGTCCGACGCCGCGCACACCGCCGCCGCCCTCGACGCCGACATGGAGCGCCTGCACCGCCAGGTCCGCGGCGAGCTCCCCCTCGACCCGGTCCTCCGCATCATCGACGTCTGA
- a CDS encoding MFS transporter, whose amino-acid sequence MPDSDRRSLTRSPSPRLITAVLAFAGMSASFMQTLVVPIQSELPTLLGADRSETAWVITATLLSACILTPVSGRLGDLYGKRRMALAALVVLVIGSIVCAFADDVWTLVVGRALQGAVMGVIPLGISILRDTLHRDRLPGAIALVSATLGIGGALGLPLSALVAENLDWHVLFWMSAGLGVLDIVLVLLVIPVSTLRSPGRFDVVGTIGLAIGLSGILIAVSRGNDAGWTSPGILGSGLGGVAVLLIWGWYELRQESPLVDLRVAARPAVLFTNLASVAVGFAFFGAQITLPQRLELPAASGVGFGLSLIVASLVLAPSGLAMMATSPLAARLSAQSGPRLVLVSGAALIAVSYLLILPFGAEVWQILVINALIGVGLGLAYAAMPTLIMHAVPASETAAANGLNSLMRTLGTTLSSAVTAAVLAQLTVSVGAVDLPSSEAFETTFVIGAIGAVVAVVLGLLIPKVSRPEAHPALP is encoded by the coding sequence GTGCCCGACTCCGACAGACGCTCGCTGACCCGCTCTCCCAGCCCCCGCCTGATCACCGCCGTCCTCGCCTTCGCGGGGATGAGCGCCTCGTTCATGCAGACGCTGGTCGTCCCGATCCAGTCGGAGCTGCCCACGCTCCTCGGCGCCGACCGCAGTGAGACCGCGTGGGTGATCACCGCGACCCTGCTCAGCGCCTGCATCCTCACCCCGGTCTCCGGGCGGCTCGGCGACCTCTACGGCAAACGCCGGATGGCCCTCGCGGCCCTCGTCGTCCTGGTGATCGGCTCGATCGTCTGCGCCTTCGCGGACGACGTCTGGACGCTCGTCGTCGGCCGGGCGCTGCAGGGCGCGGTGATGGGCGTCATCCCGCTCGGCATCTCGATCCTCCGCGACACCCTGCACCGCGACCGCCTGCCCGGCGCGATCGCCTTGGTCAGCGCGACGCTCGGCATCGGCGGCGCGCTCGGTCTGCCGCTCAGCGCGCTGGTCGCCGAGAACCTCGACTGGCACGTGCTGTTCTGGATGTCCGCCGGACTCGGCGTCCTCGACATCGTCCTCGTGCTCCTCGTCATCCCCGTCTCGACCCTGCGCTCGCCCGGGCGCTTCGACGTCGTCGGCACGATCGGCCTCGCGATCGGCCTGAGCGGCATCCTGATCGCCGTCTCCCGCGGCAACGACGCCGGCTGGACGAGCCCCGGCATCCTCGGCTCCGGCTTGGGCGGCGTCGCGGTCCTGCTGATCTGGGGCTGGTACGAGCTGCGCCAGGAGAGCCCGCTCGTCGACCTCCGGGTCGCCGCCCGACCGGCCGTGCTGTTCACGAACCTCGCCTCGGTGGCCGTCGGCTTCGCCTTCTTCGGCGCGCAGATCACCCTGCCGCAGCGCCTCGAGCTGCCCGCGGCGTCGGGCGTCGGCTTCGGCCTCAGCCTGATCGTGGCGAGCCTGGTCCTGGCGCCCTCGGGTCTGGCGATGATGGCGACCTCGCCGCTCGCCGCCCGGCTCTCGGCGCAGTCCGGGCCGCGCCTGGTGCTGGTCTCGGGAGCGGCGCTGATCGCCGTCTCCTATCTGCTGATCCTCCCGTTCGGCGCGGAGGTCTGGCAGATCCTCGTGATCAACGCGCTGATCGGCGTCGGCCTCGGCCTCGCCTACGCCGCGATGCCGACCCTGATCATGCACGCGGTCCCGGCCTCGGAGACCGCGGCGGCGAACGGCCTGAACTCGCTGATGCGCACCCTCGGCACGACGCTGTCCTCCGCCGTCACCGCGGCCGTGCTGGCGCAGCTCACCGTCTCGGTCGGAGCCGTCGATCTGCCGAGCTCGGAGGCGTTCGAGACGACGTTCGTCATCGGCGCGATCGGCGCGGTGGTCGCCGTGGTGCTCGGGCTGCTGATCCCGAAGGTCTCGCGTCCGGAGGCGCACCCGGCGCTGCCCTGA
- a CDS encoding nuclear transport factor 2 family protein, translating into MIEIESWIAGYEKAWATDDPADVAALFTEDAEYFTAPYAEAITPRDAIVEWWVAESEPDDPTFAWGLVALTETTAVVEARTIYPSDRTYLNLWVIRFAEDGRACSFTEWYMEEPSDSVS; encoded by the coding sequence ATGATCGAGATCGAGAGCTGGATCGCCGGCTACGAGAAGGCCTGGGCGACGGACGACCCCGCCGATGTCGCGGCGCTCTTCACCGAGGACGCGGAGTACTTCACGGCGCCGTACGCGGAGGCGATCACCCCGCGCGACGCCATCGTGGAGTGGTGGGTGGCGGAGAGCGAGCCGGACGACCCGACGTTCGCCTGGGGGCTGGTCGCACTGACGGAGACGACGGCGGTCGTGGAGGCGCGGACCATCTACCCGTCGGACCGGACGTACCTGAACCTGTGGGTGATCCGGTTCGCGGAGGACGGGCGGGCGTGCTCGTTCACGGAGTGGTACATGGAGGAGCCGAGCGACTCGGTGAGCTGA
- a CDS encoding neutral zinc metallopeptidase, giving the protein MTFNDDSQLSGGKVRRRGRTTGIAVGGGAVGVVVLALLSQLLGVDLSGLGGLVGGGGTSPDQVTSEAVDCDTGADANAEVDCRLEGAAESLDRYWAGAAGAIGASYTTTGGVIVFEDQTSTGCGNATAAVGPFYCPPDQTIYLDTDFFDELRTRFDTSGGSLAQMYILAHEWGHHIQSLTGAMESADRSGTGPDSDSVRLELQADCYAGAWVGDASTVPDETGTPFLKPVTTEQYRDALSAAAAVGDDRIQEQATGTVDPEGWTHGSAEQRQRWFQAGFDADATACDTFAVAGSAL; this is encoded by the coding sequence ATGACCTTCAACGACGACTCCCAGCTCAGCGGCGGCAAGGTCCGCCGGCGCGGCCGCACCACCGGCATCGCGGTCGGCGGAGGAGCGGTGGGCGTCGTCGTGCTCGCCCTGCTCTCGCAGCTGCTCGGCGTCGACCTCTCCGGGCTCGGCGGTCTCGTCGGCGGCGGCGGAACCTCGCCGGACCAGGTGACCAGCGAGGCCGTCGACTGCGACACCGGCGCGGACGCCAACGCCGAGGTCGACTGCCGGCTCGAGGGCGCGGCGGAGTCGCTCGACCGCTACTGGGCCGGCGCGGCGGGCGCGATCGGCGCGAGCTACACGACGACCGGCGGCGTCATCGTCTTCGAGGACCAGACCAGCACCGGCTGCGGCAACGCGACCGCCGCGGTGGGCCCGTTCTACTGCCCGCCGGACCAGACGATCTACCTCGACACCGACTTCTTCGACGAGCTGCGCACCCGCTTCGACACCTCGGGCGGCTCGCTCGCGCAGATGTACATCCTGGCCCACGAGTGGGGCCACCACATCCAGAGCCTGACCGGCGCGATGGAGTCGGCCGACCGCAGCGGCACCGGCCCGGACTCCGACTCCGTGCGCCTCGAGCTCCAGGCCGACTGCTACGCCGGCGCCTGGGTCGGCGACGCCTCCACCGTGCCCGACGAGACCGGCACGCCCTTCCTCAAGCCGGTGACGACGGAGCAGTACCGGGACGCCCTGAGCGCCGCCGCGGCCGTCGGCGACGACCGCATCCAGGAGCAGGCGACCGGCACCGTCGACCCCGAGGGCTGGACCCACGGCTCCGCCGAGCAGCGCCAGCGCTGGTTCCAGGCCGGCTTCGACGCCGACGCCACCGCCTGCGACACCTTCGCCGTCGCGGGCTCCGCCCTCTGA
- a CDS encoding MarR family transcriptional regulator, translating to MRADEDSGMDGWPTGRLLATASRMVEHAWHGALAEIGLTHAGLVVLHLLQAGPAAQKELAASAHVEVQTMSRTIERLEREGHVSRVSDPADRRRQLVSLTDKGVEAWQRAHRLEVDMLPGTLDHGPLREALLDIIRDASESRWG from the coding sequence ATGCGCGCGGACGAGGACTCGGGGATGGACGGCTGGCCCACCGGCCGCCTCCTCGCCACGGCGTCCCGGATGGTCGAGCACGCCTGGCACGGCGCGCTCGCCGAGATCGGCCTCACCCACGCGGGCCTGGTCGTGCTGCACCTGCTGCAGGCCGGCCCGGCCGCGCAGAAGGAGCTCGCCGCCTCCGCCCACGTCGAGGTGCAGACCATGTCGCGCACGATCGAGCGCCTCGAGCGCGAGGGGCACGTCTCCCGCGTGAGCGACCCCGCCGACCGCCGCCGGCAGCTGGTGTCCCTGACGGACAAGGGCGTCGAGGCCTGGCAGCGCGCCCACCGGCTCGAGGTCGACATGCTGCCCGGCACCCTCGACCACGGTCCGCTGCGCGAGGCGCTGCTCGACATCATCCGCGACGCCAGCGAGTCGCGCTGGGGCTGA
- the pip gene encoding prolyl aminopeptidase yields the protein MRTLYPEIEPFHTGMLDVGDGHEIYWEASGNPEGKPVVFLHGGPGAGASAAHRRLFDPEKYRIVLLDQRMCGRSTPHASEPDADLSTNTTWYLVSDLEKLREHLDIERWQVFGGSWGSTLALAYAESHPERVTELVLRGIFTLRRAELEWFYEGGAAAVYPDLWEGYTSVIPVGERGSLIEAYYRLLHDADPAVHGPAGVAWTTWESSTVTLLQKPEMIEAWSDPAFALAFARIENHYFVHKGWLEEGQLIRDVGVLRGIPAVIVQGRYDMCTPAFTAWDLHKAWPEADFHLIPDAGHAFDEPGILDALIEATDRFAS from the coding sequence ATGCGCACTCTGTACCCCGAGATCGAGCCCTTCCACACCGGGATGCTCGACGTCGGCGACGGCCACGAGATCTACTGGGAGGCCTCCGGCAACCCCGAGGGCAAGCCCGTCGTCTTCCTGCACGGCGGACCGGGCGCCGGCGCCTCGGCCGCCCACCGCCGCCTGTTCGATCCGGAGAAGTACCGGATCGTGCTCCTCGACCAGCGGATGTGCGGCCGCTCCACCCCGCACGCCAGCGAGCCGGACGCCGACCTCTCCACCAACACCACGTGGTACCTCGTCTCCGACCTCGAGAAGCTCCGCGAGCACCTCGACATCGAGCGCTGGCAGGTCTTCGGCGGCTCCTGGGGCTCCACGCTGGCCCTCGCCTACGCCGAGTCGCACCCCGAGCGGGTCACCGAGCTCGTCCTCCGCGGCATCTTCACCCTGCGCCGGGCCGAGCTCGAGTGGTTCTACGAGGGCGGCGCCGCCGCGGTCTACCCGGACCTCTGGGAGGGCTACACCTCGGTGATCCCCGTGGGCGAGCGCGGCAGCCTGATCGAGGCCTACTACCGGCTGCTCCACGACGCCGACCCCGCCGTGCACGGACCGGCCGGCGTCGCCTGGACCACGTGGGAGTCCTCGACCGTCACGCTCCTGCAGAAGCCGGAGATGATCGAGGCGTGGTCCGATCCCGCCTTCGCCCTCGCCTTCGCGCGGATCGAGAACCACTACTTCGTGCACAAGGGCTGGCTGGAGGAGGGGCAGCTGATCCGCGACGTCGGCGTGCTGCGCGGCATCCCGGCCGTCATCGTCCAGGGCCGCTACGACATGTGCACGCCCGCGTTCACCGCGTGGGACCTGCACAAGGCCTGGCCCGAGGCGGACTTCCACCTGATCCCCGACGCCGGCCACGCGTTCGACGAGCCGGGCATCCTCGACGCGCTGATCGAGGCCACCGACCGCTTCGCCTCCTGA